TATCGCCAAACTTAAAAAAACTAAGGTACCCGTAGCCAGTTCTGTTAACTCTAATGCGCCTGTAACAGGCCGATTAAAAAAATATCGGCCTATTACATCCAGCGGAATGAGCAACATAATTCCAAATAACAGTAAATTTGAAACGAATTGAAGTGCTCTTGTTACTTTCATCCAACCATTATTAAACACTATAATAAAATTTTTCATATACTACTCCTAATCTAACTCATTATCTATTTCAAGAGCTCGGTCATATATCTCTTGGGCAGGGAATCCATTCTCAGTCATGCGGTCAATCCAGTCATCAACAGCAGGCTCAATAGCACTACGCCATTCTTCTGACTCTTCCTCATCTAATTCATAGAAATCAATTTCTTCTTCGAATTCTGCCATTGCCTCCTCACTAGTTCCATCAAAAAGGGCACCAGCTTTTTTGGACATTTCTAACCCTGATAGACTATCAATTACTTCCCGGTCTTCCTCTGATAATGATTCATATACTTCGCGATTCATAACCATAAAAAGCTGGGCACTAAAGAAATTTCCTACAGTAACATAATCTACCACACCTTCTAAACTCCAATCTGTGAGTGTGTGCATTGGTAGTATTGAACCATCTACCGTTCCCCTTTCTAAAGCTTCATAGAGTTCAGTAACAGGCATATTAACAGGGGTAGCACCAAGATATTCAAGCCAATTGCTAACCTCTGGTGACGGGGATCGTATTCTCATACCTTCGATGTCCTCGAGTGATTGAATAGGTTGATCAGCAGTTGCAATTTGATATGGCTCCGTTCCATATAGAATTAAAGGAACCGTTTCATCATATTCATCCTGGAACTCAGGAAATTCTTCGAATAACGTCCATAAAATTTCAGATGCTTTTTCACCACTGTCTGTCACATAAGGCAAATCAAGAACACTTGTAAGAGGAAATTGGTCAGCGGAGTATGATTGCAAACTTACTCCCATATCCACCGCACCATTAGCAGTAGCATCATACGTATCATCAGCAGCGGCAAGAGATTCCCCCAAATATGTTGTTATTGTCAACCTACCTTCTGTTTGTTCCTCTATTTCATTGAAATATTCGGGGAACAACTCTATTTCATGTTGATGTGTAGAAGGTTTAAAAGAAGCATAGTCAATATTTACATTATCTGAGTTACCGGAACCTGAAGCCTCATCTTCTGTACTAGCATCATTGCCACATCCAATTAAGAAGATCAAACTCAACACTGTAAAAAATAATAACTTTTGAACATTCGAACTAAAAACTTTTCTTTTTTTCATTTACTTTTCCTCCTTGAACTAAAATAAAGATAATTGATTAACAAGGGGTTAACCCTTGTTACATCAAGCTTTATCTATCTTGTTTAAGCAACACCTCCCTCCAAAGCAACATTATCCGGGACAAATACATGTTGAATTGTCTGCTTCACGAACTGTTACATTCAAATCTTTATGAAGAGTATTCACACTTTCCTAAAAGGAAGAGGCAGGATGATCTCCAATGTCTAAAACAGAGCCCAGCACCAAGTCTATTTGAAATCGGTTACATTACAATTATTTTATATACAAATATTTTTTTTGTCAACAATATTCTTACAAAAATTAATCAATCATGTGGAAGGCGTCCACAACTACAAATTAATTAACAAACTTTTTAGCAGTACTCAATGACTCACTTTGCCTTGTCGCCTGATCCTCCCGTTTTCCAAATTTGATGACATGTTGCACTTGCAATTTTTGAATCGGATCTGCGGCCAAATGCTAAATGTGAAACTGAAACATGACACGTTTCGTTTTAAGGTGACATTGGGCTGCTGTCCAACGTTCTCCATGTTATCTATGGAAGCGT
The Salicibibacter kimchii DNA segment above includes these coding regions:
- a CDS encoding TRAP transporter substrate-binding protein; translated protein: MKKRKVFSSNVQKLLFFTVLSLIFLIGCGNDASTEDEASGSGNSDNVNIDYASFKPSTHQHEIELFPEYFNEIEEQTEGRLTITTYLGESLAAADDTYDATANGAVDMGVSLQSYSADQFPLTSVLDLPYVTDSGEKASEILWTLFEEFPEFQDEYDETVPLILYGTEPYQIATADQPIQSLEDIEGMRIRSPSPEVSNWLEYLGATPVNMPVTELYEALERGTVDGSILPMHTLTDWSLEGVVDYVTVGNFFSAQLFMVMNREVYESLSEEDREVIDSLSGLEMSKKAGALFDGTSEEAMAEFEEEIDFYELDEEESEEWRSAIEPAVDDWIDRMTENGFPAQEIYDRALEIDNELD